Proteins encoded by one window of Sardina pilchardus chromosome 7, fSarPil1.1, whole genome shotgun sequence:
- the hm13 gene encoding minor histocompatibility antigen H13 isoform X2 gives MADVDQGSAAPTETSPALDSLNATDTNGTDVNGTVAKFVATPEGTALAYGSLVFMALLPIFFGALRSVTCSKSKNSSDMPETITSRDAARFPIIASCTLFGLYLFFKVFSQEYINLLLSMYFFVLGILALSHTMSPFMNRVVPASVPNKQYQLLFTQGTGESKEEIVNYEFDTRDLFCLAISAVVGVWYVLKKHWVANNLFGLAFALNGVELLHLNNVSTGCILLGGLFVYDVFWVFGTNVMVTVAKSFEAPIKLVFPQDLLERGLDASNFAMLGLGDIVIPGIFIALLLRFDVSLKKNSRTYFYTSFLAYIFGLGLTIFVMHTYKHAQPALLYLVPACVGFPVVVALLKGELTDMFRYEEVPPETEGEAKEETTETEKKDQ, from the exons ATGGCAGATGTCGACCAAGGATCGGCAGCCCCGACTGAAACTTCACCGGCTCTGGACAGCTTGAATGCTACCGACACAAATGGAACTGATGTCAATGGAACAGTGGCCAAGTTCGTTGCAACACCCGAAGGCACAGCATTGGCATATGGCAGCCTTGTATTCATGGCCCTGCTGCCCATCTTCTTTGGTGCCCTACGCTCTGTCACATGCTCAAAGAGCAAG AACTCCTCAGACATGCCAGAGACCATCACAAGCAGAGATGCCGCACGCTTTCCCATCATAGCCAGCTGCACCCTCTTTGGCTTGTATCTCTTCTTCAAG GTTTTCTCACAAGAGTATATTAACTTGCTGCTATCAATGTACTTCTTTGTGCTGGGGATCCTGGCTCTGTCTCACACCATGAG TCCCTTCATGAACAGAGTGGTCCCAGCCAGTGTGCCCAATAAGCAATATCAGCTCCTCTTCACCCAGGGCACAGGGGAGAGCAAAGAGG AGATTGTCAACTATGAGTTTGACACCAGGGATCTCTTCTGTCTGGCTATCAGTGCTGTTGTTGGGGTCTGGTACGTCCTCAAAAAG CATTGGGTGGCCAATAACCTGTTTGGACTGGCCTTTGCTCTGAATGGTGTTGAGCTGCTTCACCTGAATAATGTCAGCACAGGCTGCATCCTTTTGGGAGGCCTGTTCGTCTATGACGTCTTTTGG GTTTTTGGCACAAATGTCATGGTTACAGTGGCAAAGTCCTTTGAGGCGCCCATCAAGT TGGTCTTCCCTCAGGACCTCCTGGAGAGGGGGCTGGACGCCAGTAACTTCGCCATGCTCGGCCTGGGCGATATCGTCATCCCAG GCATCTTTATTGCATTGCTGCTTCGTTTTGATGTTAG TTTAAAGAAGAACTCCAGGACCTACTTCTATACTAGTTTCCTGGCTTACATCTTTGGTCTGGGCCTCACCATTTTTGTCATGCATACTTATAAACATGCCCAG cCTGCCCTCTTGTACCTGGTGCCAGCCTGTGTGGGATTCCCAGTGGTGGTGGCCCTGCTTAAAGGAGAATTGACAGACATGTTCAG GTACGAGGAGGTTCCCCCGGAGACGGAGGGCGAGGCGAAAGAGGAGACGACAGAGACTGAGAAGAAGGACCAATAA
- the hm13 gene encoding minor histocompatibility antigen H13 isoform X1 encodes MADVDQGSAAPTETSPALDSLNATDTNGTDVNGTVAKFVATPEGTALAYGSLVFMALLPIFFGALRSVTCSKSKGVAGENGYEYRNSSDMPETITSRDAARFPIIASCTLFGLYLFFKVFSQEYINLLLSMYFFVLGILALSHTMSPFMNRVVPASVPNKQYQLLFTQGTGESKEEIVNYEFDTRDLFCLAISAVVGVWYVLKKHWVANNLFGLAFALNGVELLHLNNVSTGCILLGGLFVYDVFWVFGTNVMVTVAKSFEAPIKLVFPQDLLERGLDASNFAMLGLGDIVIPGIFIALLLRFDVSLKKNSRTYFYTSFLAYIFGLGLTIFVMHTYKHAQPALLYLVPACVGFPVVVALLKGELTDMFRYEEVPPETEGEAKEETTETEKKDQ; translated from the exons ATGGCAGATGTCGACCAAGGATCGGCAGCCCCGACTGAAACTTCACCGGCTCTGGACAGCTTGAATGCTACCGACACAAATGGAACTGATGTCAATGGAACAGTGGCCAAGTTCGTTGCAACACCCGAAGGCACAGCATTGGCATATGGCAGCCTTGTATTCATGGCCCTGCTGCCCATCTTCTTTGGTGCCCTACGCTCTGTCACATGCTCAAAGAGCAAG GGGGTTGCCGGCGAAAATGGTTACGAGTACCGA AACTCCTCAGACATGCCAGAGACCATCACAAGCAGAGATGCCGCACGCTTTCCCATCATAGCCAGCTGCACCCTCTTTGGCTTGTATCTCTTCTTCAAG GTTTTCTCACAAGAGTATATTAACTTGCTGCTATCAATGTACTTCTTTGTGCTGGGGATCCTGGCTCTGTCTCACACCATGAG TCCCTTCATGAACAGAGTGGTCCCAGCCAGTGTGCCCAATAAGCAATATCAGCTCCTCTTCACCCAGGGCACAGGGGAGAGCAAAGAGG AGATTGTCAACTATGAGTTTGACACCAGGGATCTCTTCTGTCTGGCTATCAGTGCTGTTGTTGGGGTCTGGTACGTCCTCAAAAAG CATTGGGTGGCCAATAACCTGTTTGGACTGGCCTTTGCTCTGAATGGTGTTGAGCTGCTTCACCTGAATAATGTCAGCACAGGCTGCATCCTTTTGGGAGGCCTGTTCGTCTATGACGTCTTTTGG GTTTTTGGCACAAATGTCATGGTTACAGTGGCAAAGTCCTTTGAGGCGCCCATCAAGT TGGTCTTCCCTCAGGACCTCCTGGAGAGGGGGCTGGACGCCAGTAACTTCGCCATGCTCGGCCTGGGCGATATCGTCATCCCAG GCATCTTTATTGCATTGCTGCTTCGTTTTGATGTTAG TTTAAAGAAGAACTCCAGGACCTACTTCTATACTAGTTTCCTGGCTTACATCTTTGGTCTGGGCCTCACCATTTTTGTCATGCATACTTATAAACATGCCCAG cCTGCCCTCTTGTACCTGGTGCCAGCCTGTGTGGGATTCCCAGTGGTGGTGGCCCTGCTTAAAGGAGAATTGACAGACATGTTCAG GTACGAGGAGGTTCCCCCGGAGACGGAGGGCGAGGCGAAAGAGGAGACGACAGAGACTGAGAAGAAGGACCAATAA